A single Caretta caretta isolate rCarCar2 chromosome 2, rCarCar1.hap1, whole genome shotgun sequence DNA region contains:
- the LOC125631499 gene encoding uncharacterized protein LOC125631499 — protein sequence MSGARKGGGGWDPGAAGVRSGWARLPGGSRRGAQVRAVGAGAAAWGSKRTLNWKKLNCRLGENVMHYSDNTSHPRVHLTALACILGIYQLWEMSAFHHQWLFRKSIAACLTGM from the exons ATGAGCGGAGCGCGGAAGGGGGGCGGCGGCTGGGATCCGGGAGCGGCAGGGGTTCGGAGCGGATGGGCCCGGCTGCCAGGCGGCAGCAGGCGGGGAGCCCAGGTGAGGGcggtgggagccggagctgcagcctGGGGGAGCAAAAG AACATTGAACTGGAAGAAGTTAAATTGTAGACTTGGGGAGAATGTGATGCATTATTCGGATAATACTTCACATCCCAGAGTTCATTTAACAG CACTGGCCTGCATCCTTGGGATATATCAGCTCTGGGAGATGTCAGCTTTTCACCACCAGTGGCTGTTCAGGAAGTCTATAGCAGCTTGTCTTACAG GCATGTAA